One Prunus dulcis chromosome 7, ALMONDv2, whole genome shotgun sequence DNA segment encodes these proteins:
- the LOC117635893 gene encoding CCR4-NOT transcription complex subunit 3 encodes MANQQNTTTNNTNRLASSAEGQQQPGNDNVTGVAATGTPSFPNPPPPSTVQLNVARGSSVSPPGLNRGPSGRGSSNPRRASPSGRKSPPGGRGSPSSGRGSSSFAASPGEGQITQIGGRNFTPLSVEITIGGGSGTAGGSMIPGSSSGSPPRAKRKAEITAPEGVSPVCSVCKRSNFSSWKALFGHMRCHPERQWRGCFPPPGFEEAQRALQQGERLGALRGFDLNEASDPEEENEGGGGGGFDLNMLPPDEDKDGGGSSGGAAKTG; translated from the exons ATGGCTAACCAGCAGAACACCACCACAAACAACACCAACCGCCTAGCCTCCTCCGCTGAGGGACAGCAGCAACCCGGTAACGACAACGTTACGGGTGTTGCTGCTACTGGTACTCCATCATTTCCAAACCCTCCCCCTCCGAGCACTGTTCAACTCAATGTTGCTAGAGGGTCATCTGTGAGTCCTCCTGGTCTCAATAGAGGACCATCTGGCAGAGGGTCATCCAACCCTAGGAGGGCTTCGCCCTCTGGCAGAAAGTCTCCTCCTGGTGGCAGAGGATCACCCTCTTCTGGGAGAGGGTCATCGTCCTTTGCCGCTTCTCCTGGAGAGGGACAAATCACTCAGATCGGTGGAAGAAATTTCACTCCTCTCAGTGTGGAAATCACTATAGGAGGAGGGTCAGGGACCGCAGGAGGGAGCATGATTCCTGGCAGCAGCAGCGGCTCGCCACCACGGGCCAAGCGCAAAGCGGAGATAACCGCCCCAGAAGGAGTGAGCCCGGTTTGCAGCGTATGCAAACGCTCAAACTTTTCCTCGTGGAAAGCATTGTTTGGGCACATGCGTTGCCACCCAGAGCGTCAATGGAGGGGCTGCTTCCCGCCCCCAGGATTCGAAGAAGCACAGCGAGCCCTGCAACAAG GGGAAAGGCTCGGTGCGCTGCGTGGGTTTGATCTGAATGAGGCAAGTGatccagaagaagaaaatgaaggtgGTGGCGGCGGCGGCTTCGACCTCAACATGCTTCCCCCAGACGAGGATAAGGATGGTGGCGGAAGTAGTGGTGGCGCTGCCAAGACTGGTTAA
- the LOC117634661 gene encoding ubiquitin domain-containing protein DSK2b-like isoform X1, with protein MGGGGEGSVDDGTYSDDGDGVKVNVNVRCSNGSKFTVQINLESTVGSFKEVLSSKCDIPADQQRLIYKGRILKDDQTVESYGLEADHTVHLVRGFAPPASSNPAGATNAGAANSTQARGVGSNDGGTLGGSGFGASPFPGLGLNGMGGTGGLFGAGLPDFEQVQQQLTQSPSVMRDIMNTPAVQNLMNNPDIMRNLIMNNPQMREIIDRNPELAHVLNDPGTLRQTLEAARNPELMREMMRNTDRAMSNIEATPEGFNMLRRMYENVQEPFMNATTMAGNAGSDGSNPFASLFGAQGGNQTRSDSMNGSPAPNTNPLPNPWSSTGTAGVAETNTTASNPISDATLQTPTPILNFPEFEALGALPQDYNSMNQFMQNPAVSQIMQSLISNPQYMNQILGSNPQFRSMLDSNSHLREMMQNPEFLRQLASPETMQLLLTVQQSLMSQFGRQQQQSTQETGQTGGTTGSFNNTGLEMLMNMFGGLGTGSLAVPNRPDVPPEELYAAQLSQLQEMGFFDRQENIRALMATAGNVHAAVERLLGNSGL; from the exons ATGGGAGGAGGAGGTGAGGGTTCTGTGGACGACGGGACCTACTCCGACGATGGAGATGGAGTCAAGGTCAATGTCAACGTCAGATGCTCCAATGGCTCCAAGTTCACCGTTCAGATTAACCTCGAATCCACCGTTGGATCGTTCAAGGAAGTTCTCTCATCAAAATGCGACATTCCGGCCGATCAGCAGCGTCTGATTTACAAGGGTCGGATCTTAAAGGACGATCAAACCGTCGAAAGCTATG GTTTGGAGGCAGATCACACTGTTCACTTGGTTCGTGGTTTTGCACCGCCTGCGTCATCCAACCCTGCTGGTGCAACCAATGCTGGAGCTGCAAATTCCACCCAAGCAAGGGGTGTTGGATCCAATGATGGTGGGACATTGGGAGGGTCAGGTTTTGGAGCCTCACCATTCCCAGGACTCGGACTTAATGGTATGGGTGGCACTGGTGGTCTGTTTGGAGCTGGACTTCCTGACTTTGAACAAGTGCAGCAACAATTGACTCAGAGCCCCAGCGTAATGAGAGACATAATGAACACGCCTGCCGTTCAAAATCTTATGAATAACCCTGACATAATGCGGAACTTGATTATGAACAACCCTCAAATGCGTGAAATTATTGATCGAAATCCTGAGCTAGCACACGTACTTAATGATCCTGGCACGCTCCGTCAGACACTTGAAGCAGCAAGAAACCCCGAGCTTATGCGTGAGATGATGCGTAACACTGACAGAGCCATGAGCAACATTGAAGCTACTCCTGAGGGATTTAACATGCTCAGGCGGATGTATGAAAACGTACAAGAGCCATTTATGAATGCAACAACAATGGCTGGGAATGCTGGAAGTGATGGTTCAAACCCATTTGCATCTCTTTTTGGGGCCCAAGGTGGCAACCAAACCAGATCTGATTCAATGAATGGTTCTCCCGCTCCAAATACTAACCCGCTTCCCAACCCATGGTCCTCTACAGGCA CAGCTGGAGTTGCCGAAACTAATACCACAGCATCGAATCCTATCAGTGATGCTACGCTGCAGACACCAACTCCCATACTTAACTTTCCAGAGTTTGAAGCATTGGGTGCCCTGCCACAGGATTACAATTCAATGAATCAGTTTATGCAAAATCCAGCTGTTTCTCAAATAATGCAGAGCCTCATCTCCAATCCTCAGTATATGAACCAG ATTCTAGGTTCCAACCCCCAGTTTCGAAGCATGCTTGATTCCAATTCTCATTTAAGAGAAATGATGCAAAACCCTGAATTTCTTCGTCAGTTGGCTTCTCCTGAGACTATGCAG CTGCTCTTGACTGTGCAGCAATCACTTATGTCTCAGTTTGGTCGGCAACAGCAACAGTCAACCCA GGAAACAGGTCAGACTGGTGGAACCACAG gATCATTCAATAACACGGGGCTAGAGATGCTGATGAACATGTTTGGTGGGCTTGGCACTGGCAGCCTGGCTGTTCCCAATAGGCCTGATG TGCCACCGGAAGAACTCTATGCTGCACAGCTTTCACAACTTCAGGAGATGGGTTTCTTTGACCGACAAGAGAACATACGGGCTCTGATGGCCACCGCAGGAAACGTCCATGCAGCAGTAGAGCGACTTTTAGGGAATTCCGGTTTATAG
- the LOC117634661 gene encoding ubiquitin domain-containing protein DSK2a-like isoform X2 codes for MGGGGEGSVDDGTYSDDGDGVKVNVNVRCSNGSKFTVQINLESTVGSFKEVLSSKCDIPADQQRLIYKGRILKDDQTVESYGLEADHTVHLVRGFAPPASSNPAGATNAGAANSTQARGVGSNDGGTLGGSGFGASPFPGLGLNGMGGTGGLFGAGLPDFEQVQQQLTQSPSVMRDIMNTPAVQNLMNNPDIMRNLIMNNPQMREIIDRNPELAHVLNDPGTLRQTLEAARNPELMREMMRNTDRAMSNIEATPEGFNMLRRMYENVQEPFMNATTMAGNAGSDGSNPFASLFGAQGGNQTRSDSMNGSPAPNTNPLPNPWSSTGTGVAETNTTASNPISDATLQTPTPILNFPEFEALGALPQDYNSMNQFMQNPAVSQIMQSLISNPQYMNQILGSNPQFRSMLDSNSHLREMMQNPEFLRQLASPETMQLLLTVQQSLMSQFGRQQQQSTQETGQTGGTTGSFNNTGLEMLMNMFGGLGTGSLAVPNRPDVPPEELYAAQLSQLQEMGFFDRQENIRALMATAGNVHAAVERLLGNSGL; via the exons ATGGGAGGAGGAGGTGAGGGTTCTGTGGACGACGGGACCTACTCCGACGATGGAGATGGAGTCAAGGTCAATGTCAACGTCAGATGCTCCAATGGCTCCAAGTTCACCGTTCAGATTAACCTCGAATCCACCGTTGGATCGTTCAAGGAAGTTCTCTCATCAAAATGCGACATTCCGGCCGATCAGCAGCGTCTGATTTACAAGGGTCGGATCTTAAAGGACGATCAAACCGTCGAAAGCTATG GTTTGGAGGCAGATCACACTGTTCACTTGGTTCGTGGTTTTGCACCGCCTGCGTCATCCAACCCTGCTGGTGCAACCAATGCTGGAGCTGCAAATTCCACCCAAGCAAGGGGTGTTGGATCCAATGATGGTGGGACATTGGGAGGGTCAGGTTTTGGAGCCTCACCATTCCCAGGACTCGGACTTAATGGTATGGGTGGCACTGGTGGTCTGTTTGGAGCTGGACTTCCTGACTTTGAACAAGTGCAGCAACAATTGACTCAGAGCCCCAGCGTAATGAGAGACATAATGAACACGCCTGCCGTTCAAAATCTTATGAATAACCCTGACATAATGCGGAACTTGATTATGAACAACCCTCAAATGCGTGAAATTATTGATCGAAATCCTGAGCTAGCACACGTACTTAATGATCCTGGCACGCTCCGTCAGACACTTGAAGCAGCAAGAAACCCCGAGCTTATGCGTGAGATGATGCGTAACACTGACAGAGCCATGAGCAACATTGAAGCTACTCCTGAGGGATTTAACATGCTCAGGCGGATGTATGAAAACGTACAAGAGCCATTTATGAATGCAACAACAATGGCTGGGAATGCTGGAAGTGATGGTTCAAACCCATTTGCATCTCTTTTTGGGGCCCAAGGTGGCAACCAAACCAGATCTGATTCAATGAATGGTTCTCCCGCTCCAAATACTAACCCGCTTCCCAACCCATGGTCCTCTACAGGCA CTGGAGTTGCCGAAACTAATACCACAGCATCGAATCCTATCAGTGATGCTACGCTGCAGACACCAACTCCCATACTTAACTTTCCAGAGTTTGAAGCATTGGGTGCCCTGCCACAGGATTACAATTCAATGAATCAGTTTATGCAAAATCCAGCTGTTTCTCAAATAATGCAGAGCCTCATCTCCAATCCTCAGTATATGAACCAG ATTCTAGGTTCCAACCCCCAGTTTCGAAGCATGCTTGATTCCAATTCTCATTTAAGAGAAATGATGCAAAACCCTGAATTTCTTCGTCAGTTGGCTTCTCCTGAGACTATGCAG CTGCTCTTGACTGTGCAGCAATCACTTATGTCTCAGTTTGGTCGGCAACAGCAACAGTCAACCCA GGAAACAGGTCAGACTGGTGGAACCACAG gATCATTCAATAACACGGGGCTAGAGATGCTGATGAACATGTTTGGTGGGCTTGGCACTGGCAGCCTGGCTGTTCCCAATAGGCCTGATG TGCCACCGGAAGAACTCTATGCTGCACAGCTTTCACAACTTCAGGAGATGGGTTTCTTTGACCGACAAGAGAACATACGGGCTCTGATGGCCACCGCAGGAAACGTCCATGCAGCAGTAGAGCGACTTTTAGGGAATTCCGGTTTATAG